One stretch of Miscanthus floridulus cultivar M001 chromosome 18, ASM1932011v1, whole genome shotgun sequence DNA includes these proteins:
- the LOC136520638 gene encoding OVARIAN TUMOR DOMAIN-containing deubiquitinating enzyme 11-like yields the protein MSGQQDRASKSSSSSISSSTQESEEEAPVRSVTIGSLLAQANSSSGHSLGKRLSHLGSIPYTPRVNGKIPNVDNATLDHERLLERLGTYGLAEFQIEGDGNCQFRALADQIFHNPDYHKHVRKAIMKQLKEFRKQYESYVPMEYKVYLKKMKRSGEWGDHLTLQAAADRFGAKICLLTSFKDTCLIEIVPRDLTPTKELWLSFWCEVHYNSLYGIDDLLTRKAKKKHWLF from the exons ATGTCTGGACAGCAGGACCGCGCTAGTAAAAGCTCTAGTTCAAGCATCAGCAGCAGTACTCAAGAGAGCGAGGAGGAAGCGCCTGTCCGAAGCGTCACCATTGGTAGCCTCCTTGCCCAAGCAAATAGCAGCAGTGGACATAGTCTTGGGAAGCGCCTGTCCCATTTGGGGTCAATCCCG taTACTCCCCGAGTTAATGGAAAAATACCCAatgttgataatgcaacactggACCACGAGCGATTGCTGGAAAG GTTGGGCACTTATGGTTTGGCTGAATTTCAGATAGAGGGGGATGGGAATTGTCAG TTCCGAGCTTTGGCTGACCAGATATTTCACAATCCTGACTATCATAAGCATGTGAGAAAAGCTATCATGAAACAG CTGAAGGAATTCAGAAAACAATATGAAAGTTATGTACCAATGGAATATAAGGTGTACTTGAAGAAAATGAAAAG ATCTGGGGAATGGGGGGATCATCTGACCTTACAAGCAGCTGCAGATCGG TTTGGTGCCAAAATTTGTTTGCTGACATCATTTAAAGACACCTGCTTAATTGAGATAGTTCCTAGGGATCTAACTCCCACAAAAG AGCTTTGGTTAAGCTTCTGGTGTGAAGTACACTACAATTCCTTGTATGGAATCGATG ATCTCCTGACCCGCAAGGCGAAGAAGAAGCACTGGCTGTTCTAG
- the LOC136520667 gene encoding molybdenum cofactor sulfurase isoform X1, whose protein sequence is MGQSKAEFLEKFGGDYGYPDAPRGIDELRAAEFKRLEGAGMVYLDHAGATLYSEAQMADVARDLMSNVYGNPHSQNDSSMATSDIVTSVRHQVLKYFNASPRDYKCIFTSGATAALKLVGECFPWSRDSCYMYTMENHNSVLGIREYALSKGATVSAVDVEEVADPSKNHESDRLFKVSKHSNQRRGDDLLLHNYQNGRLTAISGNNLNLFAFPSECNFSGHKFNLSLVKLIKEGKFMDFSSQQRGQWMVLIDAAKGCTTEPPNLTLYPADFVVCSFYKIFGYPTGLGALIVKNEAASLLNKTYFSGGTVAASIADIDFVQKRKGIEQALEDGTISFLSISSLRYGFKIIDMLTISAIARHTGSLATYVRNKMLELKHSNEKNVCIIYGQASKENYQKMGPTITFNLKREDGTWFGYREVEKLASLSGIHLRTGCFCNPGACAKYVGLSHSDLVSNFEAGHVCWDDNDVINGKPTGAVRISFGYMSTYEDAEEFLKFLQSSFVSKPVGLKNGYMVNMDTLNLVDDWHQQAISDIRLKSITIYPVKSCQGFSVQSWPLTTGGLKYDREWLLQGSGGEVLTQKKVPELSSICTLIDLELGKLFLESPKCKDKLQISLLENLTHLSAEVDVYGQRYEVQSYGDKVNSWFSEAIGRPCTFVRCSSSKYRSCTINGRRDRLCRDTRSKLSFVNEGQLLLVSEDSISDLNSRLSSSNGNGKQGVLVDAMRFRPNIVVYGSTPYNEDNWKRLHIGDAYFTSMGGCNRCQMINLYQSSGQVIKSKEPLATLASYRRKQGKILFGVLLNYEDGMEGEDDAIVERWLKVGQEVYPST, encoded by the exons ATGGGCCAGAGCAAGGCGGAGTTCTTGGAGAAGTTCGGTGGAGACTACGGTTACCCGGACGCGCCCAGGGGCATCGACGAGCTGCGGGCCGCCGAGTTCAAGCGGCTGGAAG GAGCAGGGATGGTTTACCTGGACCATGCTGGTGCGACACTGTACTCAGAGGCACAGATGGCAGATGTTGCTAGAGATCTTATGTCTAATGTCTACGGGAATCCTC ATAGTCAGAATGATTCAAGCATGGCTACAAGCGACATTGTTACTTCTGTGCGGCATCAG GTCCTAAAATACTTCAATGCATCTCCAAGGGACTACAAATGTATATTTACATCAGGGGCAACAGCAGCTCTGAAACTTGTTGGTGAATGTTTTCCATGGAGTAGAGACAGTTGCTATATGTACACAATGGAAAATCATAATAGTGTGCTTGGGATAAGAGA ATATGCGCTGAGCAAAGGAGCTACTGTATCAGCAGTTGATGTTGAAGAGGTTGCTGATCCATCAAAGAATCATGAGAGTGATAGGTTGTTTAAGGTTTCAAAACACTCAAACCAAAGAAGAGGTGACGATTTGCTTTTGCACAATTATCAGAATGGGAGGCTGACAGCTATTTCAG GAAACAATTTAAATCTATTTGCATTCCCTTCAGAGTGCAATTTCTCAGGACATAAGTTCAACCTCAGCCTGGTCAAGCTCATCAAGGAAGGAAAATTTATGGATTTCTCATCACAACAGCG GGGCCAGTGGATGGTTCTGATAGATGCTGCAAAAGGATGTACAACTGAACCACCAAACTTAACCCTGTATCCTGCTGACTTTGTTGTCTGTTCATTTTACAAG ATATTCGGCTATCCAACTGGTCTTGGTGCCTTAATTGTAAAAAATG AGGCTGCTAGTTTACTGAACAAGACATACTTCAGTGGAG GAACGGTAGCTGCTTCAATTGCTGACATCGACTTTGTTCAGAAAAGAAAAGGCATCGAGCAAGCTCTTGAGGATGGAACAATCTCATTCTTGAGCATATCTTCTCTTCGATATGGCTTTAAGATAATTGACATGCTAACTATCTCGGCTATTGCACG GCATACTGGGTCTCTTGCTACTTATGTGAGAAATAAAATGCTGGAATTGAAGCATAGCAATGAGAAAAATGTTTGCATAATCTATGGACAAGCTTCTAAG GAGAATTATCAGAAAATGGGTCCTACAATCACATTCAATTTGAAAAGAGAAGATGGCACCTGGTTTGGATATCGTGAGGTGGAGAAGCTTGCCTCATTGTCAGGAATTCATTTGCGT ACGGGCTGCTTCTGTAACCCTGGTGCATGTGCTAAGTATGTTGGTTTGTCGCACTCAGATCTAGTTTCCAATTTTGAG GCTGGGCATGTTTGTTGGGATGATAATGACGTAATAAATGGAAAACCAACTGGTGCTGTGAGGATATCATTTGGCTATATGTCCACATATGAAGATGCAGAG GAATTTCTGAAGTTCCTGCAGTCATCTTTTGTGTCCAAACCTGTAGGATTGAAAAATGGCTACATGGTGAATATGGATACTCTTAATTTAGTAG ATGATTGGCACCAGCAAGCTATTTCAGATATTCGCTTAAAATCCATAACTATCTATCCTGTGAAATCTTGCCAAGGATTTAGTGTGCAGAGCTGGCCACTGACAACTGGTG GTTTAAAATACGATAGAGAATGGCTTCTCCAAGGATCAGGTGGTGAAGTTTTGACGCAAAAGAAG GTTCCCGAATTGAGCTCTATCTGCACATTGATTGACTTGGAGCTTGGGAAACTCTTCTTAGAGTCGCCAAAATGCAAGGATAAATTGCAAATCTCTCTTCTAGAGAATCTGACTCATCTGAGTGCAGAAGTAGATGTTTATGGTCAAAG GTATGAGGTGCAAAGTTATGGTGACAAGGTAAACTCCTGGTTCAGTGAAGCTATTGGACGTCCTTGTACCTTTGTGAGATGCTCAAGTTCCAAGTACCGTTCCTGCACAATTAACGGCAGGAGAGATCGCCTCTGTAGGGATACTCGAAGCAAACTTAGTTTTGTGAATGAAGGACAGCTGCTTCTTGTTTCTGAAGATAGTATATCTGATCTCAACAGCCGGTTAAGTTCAA GTAATGGAAATGGTAAGCAAGGGGTGTTGGTTGATGCAATGAGATTTCGTCCAAATATTGTTGTCTATGGGTCCACACCATACAATGAGGATAACTGGAAAAGGCTTCACATAGGGGATGCCTATTTCACT TCCATGGGAGGATGCAACCGTTGTCAGATGATCAACCTATATCAGAGCTCAGGGCAGGTGATCAAGTCAAAGGAACCGCTGGCAACTTTAGCATCGTATAGACGAAAACAG GGAAAGATTTTGTTTGGCGTCCTGTTGAACTATGAAGATGGCATGGAGGGAGAAGATGATGCCATTGTAGAGAGATGGCTCAAAGTGGGGCAAGAGGTGTATCCTTCTACATAA
- the LOC136520667 gene encoding molybdenum cofactor sulfurase isoform X2, translating into MGQSKAEFLEKFGGDYGYPDAPRGIDELRAAEFKRLEGMVYLDHAGATLYSEAQMADVARDLMSNVYGNPHSQNDSSMATSDIVTSVRHQVLKYFNASPRDYKCIFTSGATAALKLVGECFPWSRDSCYMYTMENHNSVLGIREYALSKGATVSAVDVEEVADPSKNHESDRLFKVSKHSNQRRGDDLLLHNYQNGRLTAISGNNLNLFAFPSECNFSGHKFNLSLVKLIKEGKFMDFSSQQRGQWMVLIDAAKGCTTEPPNLTLYPADFVVCSFYKIFGYPTGLGALIVKNEAASLLNKTYFSGGTVAASIADIDFVQKRKGIEQALEDGTISFLSISSLRYGFKIIDMLTISAIARHTGSLATYVRNKMLELKHSNEKNVCIIYGQASKENYQKMGPTITFNLKREDGTWFGYREVEKLASLSGIHLRTGCFCNPGACAKYVGLSHSDLVSNFEAGHVCWDDNDVINGKPTGAVRISFGYMSTYEDAEEFLKFLQSSFVSKPVGLKNGYMVNMDTLNLVDDWHQQAISDIRLKSITIYPVKSCQGFSVQSWPLTTGGLKYDREWLLQGSGGEVLTQKKVPELSSICTLIDLELGKLFLESPKCKDKLQISLLENLTHLSAEVDVYGQRYEVQSYGDKVNSWFSEAIGRPCTFVRCSSSKYRSCTINGRRDRLCRDTRSKLSFVNEGQLLLVSEDSISDLNSRLSSSNGNGKQGVLVDAMRFRPNIVVYGSTPYNEDNWKRLHIGDAYFTSMGGCNRCQMINLYQSSGQVIKSKEPLATLASYRRKQGKILFGVLLNYEDGMEGEDDAIVERWLKVGQEVYPST; encoded by the exons ATGGGCCAGAGCAAGGCGGAGTTCTTGGAGAAGTTCGGTGGAGACTACGGTTACCCGGACGCGCCCAGGGGCATCGACGAGCTGCGGGCCGCCGAGTTCAAGCGGCTGGAAG GGATGGTTTACCTGGACCATGCTGGTGCGACACTGTACTCAGAGGCACAGATGGCAGATGTTGCTAGAGATCTTATGTCTAATGTCTACGGGAATCCTC ATAGTCAGAATGATTCAAGCATGGCTACAAGCGACATTGTTACTTCTGTGCGGCATCAG GTCCTAAAATACTTCAATGCATCTCCAAGGGACTACAAATGTATATTTACATCAGGGGCAACAGCAGCTCTGAAACTTGTTGGTGAATGTTTTCCATGGAGTAGAGACAGTTGCTATATGTACACAATGGAAAATCATAATAGTGTGCTTGGGATAAGAGA ATATGCGCTGAGCAAAGGAGCTACTGTATCAGCAGTTGATGTTGAAGAGGTTGCTGATCCATCAAAGAATCATGAGAGTGATAGGTTGTTTAAGGTTTCAAAACACTCAAACCAAAGAAGAGGTGACGATTTGCTTTTGCACAATTATCAGAATGGGAGGCTGACAGCTATTTCAG GAAACAATTTAAATCTATTTGCATTCCCTTCAGAGTGCAATTTCTCAGGACATAAGTTCAACCTCAGCCTGGTCAAGCTCATCAAGGAAGGAAAATTTATGGATTTCTCATCACAACAGCG GGGCCAGTGGATGGTTCTGATAGATGCTGCAAAAGGATGTACAACTGAACCACCAAACTTAACCCTGTATCCTGCTGACTTTGTTGTCTGTTCATTTTACAAG ATATTCGGCTATCCAACTGGTCTTGGTGCCTTAATTGTAAAAAATG AGGCTGCTAGTTTACTGAACAAGACATACTTCAGTGGAG GAACGGTAGCTGCTTCAATTGCTGACATCGACTTTGTTCAGAAAAGAAAAGGCATCGAGCAAGCTCTTGAGGATGGAACAATCTCATTCTTGAGCATATCTTCTCTTCGATATGGCTTTAAGATAATTGACATGCTAACTATCTCGGCTATTGCACG GCATACTGGGTCTCTTGCTACTTATGTGAGAAATAAAATGCTGGAATTGAAGCATAGCAATGAGAAAAATGTTTGCATAATCTATGGACAAGCTTCTAAG GAGAATTATCAGAAAATGGGTCCTACAATCACATTCAATTTGAAAAGAGAAGATGGCACCTGGTTTGGATATCGTGAGGTGGAGAAGCTTGCCTCATTGTCAGGAATTCATTTGCGT ACGGGCTGCTTCTGTAACCCTGGTGCATGTGCTAAGTATGTTGGTTTGTCGCACTCAGATCTAGTTTCCAATTTTGAG GCTGGGCATGTTTGTTGGGATGATAATGACGTAATAAATGGAAAACCAACTGGTGCTGTGAGGATATCATTTGGCTATATGTCCACATATGAAGATGCAGAG GAATTTCTGAAGTTCCTGCAGTCATCTTTTGTGTCCAAACCTGTAGGATTGAAAAATGGCTACATGGTGAATATGGATACTCTTAATTTAGTAG ATGATTGGCACCAGCAAGCTATTTCAGATATTCGCTTAAAATCCATAACTATCTATCCTGTGAAATCTTGCCAAGGATTTAGTGTGCAGAGCTGGCCACTGACAACTGGTG GTTTAAAATACGATAGAGAATGGCTTCTCCAAGGATCAGGTGGTGAAGTTTTGACGCAAAAGAAG GTTCCCGAATTGAGCTCTATCTGCACATTGATTGACTTGGAGCTTGGGAAACTCTTCTTAGAGTCGCCAAAATGCAAGGATAAATTGCAAATCTCTCTTCTAGAGAATCTGACTCATCTGAGTGCAGAAGTAGATGTTTATGGTCAAAG GTATGAGGTGCAAAGTTATGGTGACAAGGTAAACTCCTGGTTCAGTGAAGCTATTGGACGTCCTTGTACCTTTGTGAGATGCTCAAGTTCCAAGTACCGTTCCTGCACAATTAACGGCAGGAGAGATCGCCTCTGTAGGGATACTCGAAGCAAACTTAGTTTTGTGAATGAAGGACAGCTGCTTCTTGTTTCTGAAGATAGTATATCTGATCTCAACAGCCGGTTAAGTTCAA GTAATGGAAATGGTAAGCAAGGGGTGTTGGTTGATGCAATGAGATTTCGTCCAAATATTGTTGTCTATGGGTCCACACCATACAATGAGGATAACTGGAAAAGGCTTCACATAGGGGATGCCTATTTCACT TCCATGGGAGGATGCAACCGTTGTCAGATGATCAACCTATATCAGAGCTCAGGGCAGGTGATCAAGTCAAAGGAACCGCTGGCAACTTTAGCATCGTATAGACGAAAACAG GGAAAGATTTTGTTTGGCGTCCTGTTGAACTATGAAGATGGCATGGAGGGAGAAGATGATGCCATTGTAGAGAGATGGCTCAAAGTGGGGCAAGAGGTGTATCCTTCTACATAA
- the LOC136520668 gene encoding protein JASON-like isoform X2, whose amino-acid sequence MCRCAEAIARTVLAFLDAVIPGCLRSCFGARPRRGSGRRDTLVHRDRAAAAEVIWDDEEGLVRDGRVHEELADGAGIDEELRREASYLKLCGTISETPGELRNEESYENNLENTNECDKKPTSGPPVDCKLLFEANSSKGCEERHSLRSELNTEDAGHHHGVEFVPHSASSEKRLFQNIQHKPLDSGGSPFPTPLVLRDDMQTPGTAYASHRGTSISGKRVRTQKQFIYPVLRSIENRLRQTELTEDSSPLASSLKGRNLEADSIKDPTQISSILVVKSGLSETPSYSAPDADADASDEVKEALSPDELLDGKGLPKSNSDEKDAALSLSRWLKSSSTDAENQVNVKCPVGDQSYDDCTFVTEKPIFMASDLNLDTDNPTPRLPKAWDGNGIPNTTTIYKEDQRVNWHTTPFEQRLLKVLSDEDRCPPRKVVRGKLFHLEEKAE is encoded by the exons ATGTGCCGGTGTGCGGAGGCGATCGCGAGGACCGTGCTGGCCTTCCTCGACGCCGTCATCCCGGGCTGCCTCCGCTCATGCTTCGGCGCACGCCCCCGCCGGGGCTCCGGCCGCCGA GATACGCTTGTGCACAGGGATCGGGCCGCGGCCGCGGAGGTCATCTGGGATGACGAGGAAG GTTTGGTAAGGGATGGACGAGTTCATGAGGAATTGGCTGACGGTGCTGGAATTGATGAGGAGCTTAGACGCGAG GCAAGTTACCTGAAGCTATGCGGCACTATTTCTGAAACCCCAGGTGAACTTCGCAATGAGGAGTCATATGAAAACAATTTGGAAAATACTAATGAG TGTGATAAGAAGCCCACTTCTGGACCACCAGTAGATTGTAAATTGCTGTTTGAAGCTAATTCATCAAAAGG ATGTGAGGAGCGTCACTCGCTCAGGTCTGAACTGAACACTGAAGATGCTGGCCATCATCATGGAGTTGAATTTGTTCCTCATTCAGCTTCCTCAGAAAAGAGACTGTTTCAAAATATCCAACACAAGCCTCTTGATTCTGGTGGTTCGCCCTTTCCAACTCCACTAGTTCTCAGGGATGATATGCAGACCCCTGGAACAGCCTATGCTTCACATAGAGGGACTTCTATATCTGGAAAGCGTGTGCGGACCCAGAAACAATTCATATACCCTGTCCTCAGATCCATTGAGAACAGACTTCGGCAGACAGAACTGACAGAAGATTCTTCACCATTGGCATCATCTCTAAAAGGGAGAAACTTGGAAGCAGATTCTATCAAGGATCCAACCCAAATATCTTCAATTTTAGTGGTTAAATCAGGATTGTCTGAAACTCCATCATATTCTGCacctgatgctgatgctgatgcttcAGACGAAGTAAAAGAAGCATTGTCTCCCGACGAGTTACTGGATGGCAAAGGACTACCAAAATCCAACTCGGATGAAAAGGATGCTGCATTGAGCCTGTCCCGCTGGCTGAAATCCTCCTCCACAGATGCTGAGAATCAAGTTAATGTTAAGTGCCCAGTAGGGGATCAATCGTATGACGACTGCACCTTTGTAACTGAGAAGCCTATCTTCATGGCATCTGATCTGAACTTGGATACCGATAATCCGACTCCTAGGTTACCCAAGGCATGGGATGGCAACGGTATTCCCAACACAACCACCATATACAAAGAG GATCAAAGGGTCAATTGGCACACCACGCCATTTGAACAAAGGCTACTGAAGGTGTTATCTGATGAGGATCGTTGCCCTCCAAG GAAAGTCGTCCGGGGGAAGTTGTTCCATCTCGAGGAGAAAGCTGAGTAG
- the LOC136520668 gene encoding protein JASON-like isoform X1 has product MSINDDTTRFPCRSPSSLLCSHFKRASPHLVYGSLHRDPLKRLQLNPKPRPPPYAAGAPRCAGVRRRSRGPCWPSSTPSSRAASAHASAHAPAGAPAAEIRLCTGIGPRPRRSSGMTRKASYLKLCGTISETPGELRNEESYENNLENTNECDKKPTSGPPVDCKLLFEANSSKGCEERHSLRSELNTEDAGHHHGVEFVPHSASSEKRLFQNIQHKPLDSGGSPFPTPLVLRDDMQTPGTAYASHRGTSISGKRVRTQKQFIYPVLRSIENRLRQTELTEDSSPLASSLKGRNLEADSIKDPTQISSILVVKSGLSETPSYSAPDADADASDEVKEALSPDELLDGKGLPKSNSDEKDAALSLSRWLKSSSTDAENQVNVKCPVGDQSYDDCTFVTEKPIFMASDLNLDTDNPTPRLPKAWDGNGIPNTTTIYKEDQRVNWHTTPFEQRLLKVLSDEDRCPPRKVVRGKLFHLEEKAE; this is encoded by the exons ATGTCCATCAACGACGACACGACACGATTCCCGTGCCGCTCACCCTCCTCCCTCCTCTGCTCCCATTTCAAACGCGCATCCCCTCACCTCGTCTACGGCTCTCTCCACCGCGATCCCCTCAAGCGGCTGCAGCTAAACCCTAAGCCACGGCCACCTCCCTACGCCGCGGGCGCTCCGCGATGTGCCGGTGTGCGGAGGCGATCGCGAGGACCGTGCTGGCCTTCCTCGACGCCGTCATCCCGGGCTGCCTCCGCTCATGCTTCGGCGCACGCCCCCGCCGGGGCTCCGGCCGCCGA GATACGCTTGTGCACAGGGATCGGGCCGCGGCCGCGGAGGTCATCTGGGATGACGAGGAAG GCAAGTTACCTGAAGCTATGCGGCACTATTTCTGAAACCCCAGGTGAACTTCGCAATGAGGAGTCATATGAAAACAATTTGGAAAATACTAATGAG TGTGATAAGAAGCCCACTTCTGGACCACCAGTAGATTGTAAATTGCTGTTTGAAGCTAATTCATCAAAAGG ATGTGAGGAGCGTCACTCGCTCAGGTCTGAACTGAACACTGAAGATGCTGGCCATCATCATGGAGTTGAATTTGTTCCTCATTCAGCTTCCTCAGAAAAGAGACTGTTTCAAAATATCCAACACAAGCCTCTTGATTCTGGTGGTTCGCCCTTTCCAACTCCACTAGTTCTCAGGGATGATATGCAGACCCCTGGAACAGCCTATGCTTCACATAGAGGGACTTCTATATCTGGAAAGCGTGTGCGGACCCAGAAACAATTCATATACCCTGTCCTCAGATCCATTGAGAACAGACTTCGGCAGACAGAACTGACAGAAGATTCTTCACCATTGGCATCATCTCTAAAAGGGAGAAACTTGGAAGCAGATTCTATCAAGGATCCAACCCAAATATCTTCAATTTTAGTGGTTAAATCAGGATTGTCTGAAACTCCATCATATTCTGCacctgatgctgatgctgatgcttcAGACGAAGTAAAAGAAGCATTGTCTCCCGACGAGTTACTGGATGGCAAAGGACTACCAAAATCCAACTCGGATGAAAAGGATGCTGCATTGAGCCTGTCCCGCTGGCTGAAATCCTCCTCCACAGATGCTGAGAATCAAGTTAATGTTAAGTGCCCAGTAGGGGATCAATCGTATGACGACTGCACCTTTGTAACTGAGAAGCCTATCTTCATGGCATCTGATCTGAACTTGGATACCGATAATCCGACTCCTAGGTTACCCAAGGCATGGGATGGCAACGGTATTCCCAACACAACCACCATATACAAAGAG GATCAAAGGGTCAATTGGCACACCACGCCATTTGAACAAAGGCTACTGAAGGTGTTATCTGATGAGGATCGTTGCCCTCCAAG GAAAGTCGTCCGGGGGAAGTTGTTCCATCTCGAGGAGAAAGCTGAGTAG
- the LOC136520668 gene encoding protein JASON-like isoform X3 — translation MSINDDTTRFPCRSPSSLLCSHFKRASPHLVYGSLHRDPLKRLQLNPKPRPPPYAAGAPRCAGVRRRSRGPCWPSSTPSSRAASAHASAHAPAGAPAAEIRLCTGIGPRPRRSSGMTRKASYLKLCGTISETPGELRNEESYENNLENTNECDKKPTSGPPVDCKLLFEANSSKGCEERHSLRSELNTEDAGHHHGVEFVPHSASSEKRLFQNIQHKPLDSGGSPFPTPLVLRDDMQTPGTAYASHRGTSISGKRVRTQKQFIYPVLRSIENRLRQTELTEDSSPLASSLKGRNLEADSIKDPTQISSILVVKSGLSETPSYSAPDADADASDEVKEALSPDELLDGKGLPKSNSDEKDAALSLSRWLKSSSTDAENQVNVKCPVGDQSYDDCTFVTEKPIFMASDLNLDTDNPTPRLPKAWDGNGIPNTTTIYKEVLICHSI, via the exons ATGTCCATCAACGACGACACGACACGATTCCCGTGCCGCTCACCCTCCTCCCTCCTCTGCTCCCATTTCAAACGCGCATCCCCTCACCTCGTCTACGGCTCTCTCCACCGCGATCCCCTCAAGCGGCTGCAGCTAAACCCTAAGCCACGGCCACCTCCCTACGCCGCGGGCGCTCCGCGATGTGCCGGTGTGCGGAGGCGATCGCGAGGACCGTGCTGGCCTTCCTCGACGCCGTCATCCCGGGCTGCCTCCGCTCATGCTTCGGCGCACGCCCCCGCCGGGGCTCCGGCCGCCGA GATACGCTTGTGCACAGGGATCGGGCCGCGGCCGCGGAGGTCATCTGGGATGACGAGGAAG GCAAGTTACCTGAAGCTATGCGGCACTATTTCTGAAACCCCAGGTGAACTTCGCAATGAGGAGTCATATGAAAACAATTTGGAAAATACTAATGAG TGTGATAAGAAGCCCACTTCTGGACCACCAGTAGATTGTAAATTGCTGTTTGAAGCTAATTCATCAAAAGG ATGTGAGGAGCGTCACTCGCTCAGGTCTGAACTGAACACTGAAGATGCTGGCCATCATCATGGAGTTGAATTTGTTCCTCATTCAGCTTCCTCAGAAAAGAGACTGTTTCAAAATATCCAACACAAGCCTCTTGATTCTGGTGGTTCGCCCTTTCCAACTCCACTAGTTCTCAGGGATGATATGCAGACCCCTGGAACAGCCTATGCTTCACATAGAGGGACTTCTATATCTGGAAAGCGTGTGCGGACCCAGAAACAATTCATATACCCTGTCCTCAGATCCATTGAGAACAGACTTCGGCAGACAGAACTGACAGAAGATTCTTCACCATTGGCATCATCTCTAAAAGGGAGAAACTTGGAAGCAGATTCTATCAAGGATCCAACCCAAATATCTTCAATTTTAGTGGTTAAATCAGGATTGTCTGAAACTCCATCATATTCTGCacctgatgctgatgctgatgcttcAGACGAAGTAAAAGAAGCATTGTCTCCCGACGAGTTACTGGATGGCAAAGGACTACCAAAATCCAACTCGGATGAAAAGGATGCTGCATTGAGCCTGTCCCGCTGGCTGAAATCCTCCTCCACAGATGCTGAGAATCAAGTTAATGTTAAGTGCCCAGTAGGGGATCAATCGTATGACGACTGCACCTTTGTAACTGAGAAGCCTATCTTCATGGCATCTGATCTGAACTTGGATACCGATAATCCGACTCCTAGGTTACCCAAGGCATGGGATGGCAACGGTATTCCCAACACAACCACCATATACAAAGAGGTACTTATTTGTCACTCTATCTAA